taacgtcaattaacggctcagtgactaaaatgttacaatacgataacgtaagtgactaaaacgtattatttcaaacataagtgactaaaatatattttgaggcaaaccctaaaatttatatattttattgagtAATGTACTCAGGTTTTAGCACCATCGGCGTTCATCCTTTCGATCGTAGCATCAGAATCAGATGAACAATCTCAAAAGATTTAATACCTTTTTTGAtccttatattataattaaattctcactttaatatttatactattttattttatcaatttagccCCAATACTTTCAATCTTTTATTCTATCAAGTCTGCTATCCAACCCAAAAGCTCAGGGACCAAGTGATAGTTTAACTATAGTTTAGGAGCCGAAAGAGGTATTAAGCCGTCCAAAAAGCCCAGGCCGGAGGACACAAATATTTTCCTGCGCCACGATGTAGCGAATCCCACGCTCCATTATAGCAAGACTGAGATTTTTCGAGTTCAAAGTCTAGTATAAAGCTCAAAATCTCTCACTAACTGCTAATCGTGCCTTATTTCCCACTCTCTTCGATCAAAGTTTCATAATCCGAAGGCGAAGAGGCAAAAGATTTATGGTAAACCTATATCTCAATTGATATCGAAGCATTTCTAGAGTTTTCTatgaatttgattaatgatATTGTTGCAGGCTCCTCCTGCAAAGCCAATAACGAGTCCAGTCTCAGATGCATGGTACCCAACCCTAGCCCTCTTAATGCTCTCCATTGGTCTTGTCGTCACCGCTTCCTTTTTCATGTAACAATCTTGATCTTATCTCTTccacatttttatttgttattcttCTTATTAGATTCGACTTCGGAGGCAATTTTCGATTTTCCCTATAGAcgtaaatattttgatttactagatctattctttttaataaatatagagTTGATGATTGGTTATACAATTAGGAAAATTAGCATAGTAATTTCTGATTTAGAATGTACCTTCAATAGATTTTGATGAGACTTTTTGaaagaaattcttttattagCCAATTTGGTCAGTACTGAATACAAGTGTGAATATGAAGTTGATGGCTTTTGTTGGGTACCATACTTAATTACTTCTGGTTCCCCTTggtctaaaaaaattattttctcgatGATAGACCTGTCAATTGTGCGGGTCAAGTCACAAGTGAGTTTTGAATCAGATTAATTTGGATCGGTTTAACTTGGGTTTTAAAATGTCATTTCGGTTCTGGTTGTCTGGTTGTTTTGTGTTTGTGGCTCAGTTTTCGTGTTAGATCATTACAAGTTCAGATTAATTCGGGTTTTGATCAATTGAGTTTGAGTTGTTTCAAGTTCAGATCATTTCAAATTCAGGTCATTCCAAGTTCGGGTATGGGTTGGACGGGTCTAGGTTTACTTTTATGGTCAAATTGGGTTGAGTTCTGGTTGATCGGATTGGATTTCTGGAATCGGGGCAAAATTGACATGTATCTAGTTTTTCTAGTTTGGTTCCAGTGTTTCCaagttttagaaatttaatctcTTACTTCCATGGCCAAAGGCATGAAGCAGATTCTAAAAAGAGATTCAACATTTTGTTGTTATGAGCTTGGCTAGTTCGTTGTTATGAAGCTTTCTTCATTGTTCATGTTtcgttgaatttgctattttagcTTCTTTATTTTCCTGGTTTTGGAAGATGGTGCATTTTGCATTCAAGTAAACTCATATGAGTTCAATCTTACTGTTAGAAGAACTTAAGAGTTTTCTTTTGATTGAAACTGTATTTATGATTCCTTTAAATCTATTTGCGCTTGGTTTTGCTttagaaaatattgaatttcTTCATTTGCACTGATCTCATCTCATCGTTAGAACTTTGAGGTTTCTTTCCATTGAACTGTACTTGTTGAGGGATGGATGGCTACTTCTGTCGGGAGAGGTCTATGAAGTATCTTCCGCCGATAGCCTGGAGATCCCTCAACAAGTCAAGTAATCAATTCTCATATGTCTGTGCTCTATTTGAACCTTGAGATTTTGTCCTCCGACTCTACAAAAAGCCTGAGTGCTTGAATTAGCAACAGGTTTACAAAGTGAGAGTGTCTCATAGTGACTGAAAGACAAAGCAATGGCAAACTAAAGAGTTTGCGCATGGCTAAGCTTGAACTCCTGACCTGTAGCTTATAGGTCATTAATGGGGGAGCATGGTACAACTTGGGCTAGCTTTGTTGTTGAGAGGTTACGGACCCTCTACAGTACTGATTCTACCTATGAATGTACTTTAACTTCTCTGTAATTTTGCTTACACTGCCGATCGCTTAAGCAGATGCTGATTGCTTCACCATTTTACATTGTCCGAAACAAGATCCCATTTGATACAATACTTCTTAGACCTgatatttcatttggaaaattttattttaaaaaaaatgtttctttCCAACAAATATGCAGCTACGAAGCAACTTCTTTGAAGAGAAATCGATGTCTTGCCAAGGAGCTCATCACTGGCGGAGTGGCATCAGTCTTCCTGGTAcaactttttttctttgtaacTGTTATTGGCCGGATTTCTCATTCATAATTCATGTAGTTTACTGATACCTGATTCTCCAACATCATCGCAGGGCTTCGGGTCATTGTTTTTGCTACTTTCAGCTGGTGTTTATGTCTGATTTCCGAAATCGTTCAACCGGCTCACAGAGTTTTGCTAAGAAAAAGATTGGTGTCTGGTTTTCTtgcatttttgttgtttatcaGATCAGGAAAGCTTCTTTGATAAACTTTTTGATGTCACTTGAGTGGTTTTATTGGTACATGCTTGAATTTGTATATTCATGTCATAAGCATATTTCATTCATGTTACATGCACGGATTAGGATCTAAATTGTTACCAGAATCTTAATTATtcgaatttattttctttgtcgaaataaaagtgaataatgaatttatagtaaaaataaagagTATAATAGGTCTAGAATGTATTCGGATATGTGATATTATCCACAAAAGTAGAAGTAGATGGTaattaaaatatctgaatttaaatattattgattaaaatatttggtggctaaaatttaaaatttatttttatagtttttttcaatttaaaattttagttgaattattaataatattaattaggtTACTTCCAAGGTTTTTGGCCCTCCAAAACAGAAAATATTCTATTtagatttcttaaaattttaaaatttaaaattattaaattaatagagataaaattgtactttgatcctctaaaaatataaaaattacaatttaatttcgattctctaaaaattttagcttcgcCTGATTACCTCGTATAATTAGCATAAGATaaatatactaaattaataattttttacggAAAAATACTaacaaaagctaaaaatttaatttaaaaagtaaaaataatttaaatttcaactttCAAATATAAGAGTATAGAGAGAGTAATAATTTTTTACCTTGAACACAaatttaacactttattttacttttgcaaataattaatttagcaaTTTAACAGATTCAACTATCCAATAAttcaaattagattaatttaattcagATAATAAATCTACCCAAAAATGAAGCAACGATAACCCACCCAGAAACTATATTTAGTTACACTATAACATAAATCACCCTCAATTTAGCAAATCATGTAGTTCGCGTTCATCTCTCTCCCATTTCTATAGCGTATGCTTGAATCTCCTCCCTTTTTCACACCCACTTACATTATTATGACCACATACGGAACAATTCCGGCCGAGTTGCCGCCATCAACGAACTTCATTTCCCGAGCTAAAGAGCAGATCCGATCTGGCCTTGGGACTCGAAGACAATGGAAGGAGATGGCGAATTTCAAATCCATAAACCTCCCTTCAAATATAAACGAATCCACACAAAGAATCAGAACCAATGCGGCGTATTTTCGTGTGAATTACATGATCATCGTGTTGTTCGTCCTCTTCATTACCTTGCTTTGGCACCCCGTATCGCTCATAGTCTTCATCATCATGATGGCTGCGTGGTTGTTCCTTTATTTCCTACGTGACGACCCGGTATCGATCAAAGGGTTCG
The nucleotide sequence above comes from Gossypium raimondii isolate GPD5lz chromosome 13, ASM2569854v1, whole genome shotgun sequence. Encoded proteins:
- the LOC105781955 gene encoding PRA1 family protein F3, producing the protein MTTYGTIPAELPPSTNFISRAKEQIRSGLGTRRQWKEMANFKSINLPSNINESTQRIRTNAAYFRVNYMIIVLFVLFITLLWHPVSLIVFIIMMAAWLFLYFLRDDPVSIKGFVIDDRVVMTGLLVATIALLMLTDVTDNIIVGLSVGLAVILVHGMTRSTDDLFIRDEEVIQSPAPVSVCIAKESVPLKNTASSSYSLS
- the LOC105784340 gene encoding uncharacterized protein LOC105784340; the protein is MAPPAKPITSPVSDAWYPTLALLMLSIGLVVTASFFIYEATSLKRNRCLAKELITGGVASVFLGFGSLFLLLSAGVYV